The Juglans regia cultivar Chandler chromosome 10, Walnut 2.0, whole genome shotgun sequence genome includes the window aattttattgttgaGGCAGATTTCAGATTTTGAGAGATATTATACCACAGAATGATCAAAAACGAGACAAGGCTTCGTTCTTGTTGGAGGTATGCCTAATGACaatgttctttttttatgatttggAAATTAGTTCTAATGACTCATAATtgacaatttttcatatttatttgcaGGTTATCGAGTACATTCAGTTTTTACAGGATAAATTAAATATGTACGAAGGACAATACCATGGGTGGAGTCCAGAGCCAAAAAAATTGATACCATGGGTAAGATACTGATGGTAGACATTTGTATCTCTGTTTTTTTCACTTTAACCTGTTAATTGTTTTGGACTATTATTTGCTTTTGCATGGCATTCTTAGTTTGTCTTCAGTTTGGAGCTTTGTGTTTTTGGGCTCTGTGAATATAAGTTAAATGGGTTGATCGCAGCAGCCTGTACAACATGGTTATGTGTATCACATATATATTGAAGATTATGCTTGCTTGACCTGTGCCAAGCACATGTTTTCAACATGGTCCTTTGTCTGTAGAGGTTGCAACAGAAAATTAGGTAGTGTGCTCCTTTGGTACATGAAAATGACCAGAGAGGCCACTAGGCTGATGTTTTGTTTCACACTGGGGTATGTTTGAATAAGAAACTCggaaaagtttgaaatttggcCTTTTCCTGCACCCAAGCATTTGGAGGGCATGGACCCTAACTCTAGACACAACCCTGCCACTGAAACGTGCTGGTGTACCAAAGTCCATGTAAGGTAGGATTGTTTCTTGTGACTGGGAAATAAATGTTCAGGTTTTGTATATTTGACTTTCTGTTTTATGATGTGACAAAATTTGAACCAGAACCAATACTTTAAAGTGGCATGCTAAATTCAAGTTGCAACATCAATTTTTTGCCAATGAGTGTATACTGttcactaattaattatattatattttgttttacgAGGAGTGTTAAGTCTGAATTTTATATGCTTGTGTTGTTTCTCTATATTGAAATCGTAAATTGCAAAGATGACAAGAATTATAAGAATTATGCGCTTTGATTTACAGAGCTGTTTAAAGGAAACTTGTTTATGGTGTCTTGCATTTGCTTGTAACAGAGAAATAATTGTGGGCCTGCAGAGAGCATTGTTGATCATTCTCAAGTTATAGAGAATGGATTTGGCCTTGAGAATAATGTTGCCCCACCAGCTTTGCTTACAAATGCACAGAACACACTGGAATCTGAATTGGGCACAGCTGCAGTTTACAAAGCACTGAATCACCCCACTGGATCAGCTACTCCAGCCGTTCCTTCCAATTTGCAAATGAAGCCAAACATATTTGATCCTGTTGTCAGGGGAGGTGTGCCTGCTTGGTCTTTGCACGAATCGATTTCTGATGCTGAAAACATGCCCTCCCAGCCCCAATCCCAATGGTGGCATGCTAGACCTTACCCAACCGAGGATGCTGCTCAAAATAATATCAGTGAACATGAGTTGGCTGTTGATAGTGGATCAGTTAGCATCTCAAGTGCCTATTCCCAAGAGTGAGCAGACctttaattctttattttttattgttgcaCTGGTTTCATTGGATTGGCATAAATTTGTTAATATCTATTTTTACTGTAATGCTTTTGTGTTTGGCCATAATCTGCAAATTGCAATGCAATATTTAGTGTAAAGAAATTATGttcttattcatttattcatctCTATATTGACTTGTTAAGTGCACAATTTAGTAAGTTCTCTTGCTTGGTTATATGTGGCAACCATGCTTATCTGAGCTTGAAGGTCTGAAACCAGAGATCTGAAATAaggatgttttgaagacaaggaacgcACTATGGCGGAACTGAAGAATTTATTCTTTCACACgttaatgctttggttttctgctattttACTAAATGGGAACAATGTTTATGATTTCCTGTCTTTAATTTAttgctcttagaatgtatttaggggtctttctgtatacttcctgtgtacaagggCTACGCCtacttcattcatatcaataatatctatctcttacttataaaaataaaataaaaataaggatgGGTAGTTACTCGAGTACCCGCTCCAATAAGAAGGGTTTAGGTCAGCCAATAATGTGTATACAATATACATTATTGGTGATAACCTGGTCAATgagatttattgaattttgggtTTCATTTCCTCCTAGAAGATCTTCAAGACTTTCCATAATTGCAGTACTGCTTAGATTTCAGGGCTTATACCTGGAAGATAGCAGGTGTTATTGTTGTcaagctattttttttaatctccccTAACTTCTGTACTCACCTTTGATGTTAGGGTTTAATACCAAAAGGACGTTATTTTTTACTAGGTATTGTTTTTAACCCCCCTATATTTTGGGAACTAGGAATACATGTGGTACTGTTTGGAAAAGTTTGCTATGGTTAGTTATATAGGTTAATAGTATTGTGTATGTTGTTGCTGAGTGGGTTTCTTTTTCTGTCTTGAACAGGATATTGAATTCTCTGACCCAAGAGCTTCAATCTTCAGGTGTTGATTTGTCACAAGCCAACATTTCAGTACAAATTAATGCTGGTAAATCTGCAAATAGCGCACTGAATGCCGTAGCATCTAATTCAAAGGTTTGTTTTCAATTAGAAATCCCTTTTTTGCTAGCTCTGAAATTATTGTTACTTTGAAAATGATTCACAAATCTATCATATGGGGACATTTGGCATACTGATGCGCATTTTTCCAAATGGGTTCCTTATGATGCTTGTGGGTGACGtacttttccatttttattatGCCATTGAGTCCAGATGCTCACTTCTGTTTTTCTATGCTATACGATAATCTGTATGcttctttaaataaaagattctCCTTCAGGATGGCGAGTAACAGTCTTTGAATGATCAGGTGATGGCACATACTGCAGTTGGTAGCTGCCATAATGACTCCGGATTAGCTCATAAGAGGCTCAGAACAGAAGAAAGCTAGTGTATTATTCTggtctccattttctctttctgatttaatttttttccttttcttttttggttttttattttttgcccgGGCCCTGAGTGGGGATGGTGTTGGTCAATTTTGCCATGTAATGGTCTCCAGAGAACTAGAGGGCTCAGATCAATTGTACATGTTGATGCTCTTTGGTTTGCCAGGTTGCATGGACCATCTTAGAGACGTATTTTAGTAAATGATTTTGTTGTACTTTTGAGTTCAGGTCATGATTCTATGAATATACAATGGGAAGCTActttcatttttcattgatTCATTTTTTACATGTGAATTTTGCTTTCCACATTATCGCTTCTGTTTCATTTTATTGTGATGCAAACGTCTTTTTCACTATCAAATGCTCTGATACATCTTCGTGTTGGGAAGGCACTTTATTGTTTGGTGGGGTAACCTTCTTGCTTGTAACTTTTGTCTATGTGAAATATTTCGTGGAATGGTACATTTGGCGTCTGGGAATCCCTTAAGAGTAATGTAAAAAGAATGTGTTCTAGGATGGCATCTGTAGTTGAGAAAGTTATCGCAACTCGCAAGAAGATGATGTGAATCGGGATTATGTGGCTGTACAATGAGTATAGAATGAAGTTGACTGAAACGTGTAACATTCATTAGCGGGAATATGTGCAAGAAACAACCCAGACAATGCTGGTGATCATCTTCGAAACTCTCTCATTGCAATGCTATggttattttcatgtttttagtGTGGTTTTTTCTGAGTGTAAACAAACTGATCTGGTTTATTTGCATGCGATTAACTTGGAGTGCAAGAGCTTCTTTGTTGCTTCCTTGATTGAGCgaaaagaaacattttatgGTTATTTGGGTTTCTACTTTCTAGTCACACGACTTAAGAAGTTGggagcaaaaacaaaaactgataAATTTGTTTgcatcttcatttttctttggttAGATTTAAGAACTTCCACCCGGACTTGCTTCCTCAAAGTATAAATTTAGTCGGAGTTAGCCATTATTGTGAAGGAGTTGGTAAGTAATTGCAAAGAAGTTGACAATTCTAACAGGCTTTGCTTGTATGCTTATGACAAGCTTTTTCTAGGCGGAACTTGTTAGTAGAATCGACGCCGACACCTGGTCTTGCACCAAAATAGACCCGACCTGATTTATGTACACAATGTTGTACTTTCATTATATTAATCCTAGGGTTGCAACCCAACCAACTTGGTTCATGTTTGGACCCAACCTGACCCGGCTTAAGAACAATGAATTCGATATGGGCTGACCTGACCCGAGATTAGAAGCAGGTAATGGGAACCCGAATCGTATACAAACAGATTTAAAAAACCTTACAAATCTCACTATCCCTATACAATCCGATCAAAACCCAGCATCAGACAATACAAATAGAGCCAATTTTCTCGAGAATTCATGGATAAATGCACAATCCAGGTAGAAATTACAAATCCTACTATCCCTATACAATCCGATCAAAACCTTACTCCGTATGATCTAGAACATAACAatcataatttgaatttttttaaaaaaaaaaaaggagaggaagagtAGTAGTGAGCCAGATCAATTGGTTTTTGGATCTGGCATGGGGAAGAGGTTGGAGCTGGTGCCACGTGGTGGTGAAAACCCTAAGAAGAGTGAGTTAAGAAGACTGAAGACGACGAAGACGACAAGGGCAATGACGATGCTGGACTTGAACTTGAAGAGGGAGAGGTCGTGGCTCGACTCCTTGAGATTGGTCTCGACGCGATCCATCTTTTTGATCTTAGATTTCTTGGCGATCTTGGCGGAGGATTCGGTTTTCATAATCTCTAGCTTCTTGGCAGCCTTGTCAATTGAGAAACAGAGGGACTTGTAGGAGTTGGTGCGAAAGATGAGGAGCCAGGAGATAGCCTCGCAGACTATGGCAGTGCAGAACGAAATGGCCATGATGGTGAGGCTGTTGGAGTACTTGAAAGAGGAGAAGATTTGAGGTGTGGCCATAAGAATAAGTGGTTGTTTGGCATGTAGGAAAGGGCGAGAAAGTGCTTTTTCGAGAGTTCTACGGGGTTCGATGCTTCTTCTTATAACATTATATCGGTTTCAACAGGTTTGACCCGCAAGTTACTTCAACCCGCTTTTTGGTTGGGTCGGGTTGGACTGCACGAACGGGACTGGCCCTAACGTTTTCTACACAGGCCTAATTAATCCCTAGAAAAGAATTTATTTGCAATCAgttaggataaaaaaatatctaaagctTCTTAGTGTAAagagataaattatattatccTAAATAAAAAATGGTATGTTTACCTCAACTCACTAAAAATTCCATTGAAATTATACCCAAGCAGCtggcctagctagctacttgTTTGGCACTCGTTTAGTGGTGCGAAAGATATGGTTGAATTAGCTGATAGGATTAGCTGGCCAAACCCACAATGCTCATTCTCCCCACCTTTGCTCTAGTTTTCACGTCTTTAGTACATGGTGTATGCCCGGATCAAGCAATAAAATCGCAAGTATTCAGAATTCGTGGTTGCTGATTAGGTCTTCTTACTCTACTATAACCACTTGTGTTTTTAATGATCATGAAGCAGGTTTACTTTTCTTCCATGATAATTAACTCATTCCCACTGATGCATCCCACCAAGAACACATGATGCTTAGAGACAGTATAGAACCTGAATCTCTTACTAAAAATTTAATGCTCATaaatgtacaagaatatgatAATATCTGGGCAGGAATATTGGT containing:
- the LOC109010537 gene encoding calcium load-activated calcium channel-like, encoding MATPQIFSSFKYSNSLTIMAISFCTAIVCEAISWLLIFRTNSYKSLCFSIDKAAKKLEIMKTESSAKIAKKSKIKKMDRVETNLKESSHDLSLFKFKSSIVIALVVFVVFSLLNSLFLGFSPPRGTSSNLFPMPDPKTN
- the LOC109010530 gene encoding transcription factor BIM2-like isoform X2, which encodes MVKSPKSDDHDHEEFEECDVVGTNGSCSRSGDGKSKDQKTTAHRSKHSETEQRRRSKINERFQILRDIIPQNDQKRDKASFLLEVIEYIQFLQDKLNMYEGQYHGWSPEPKKLIPWRNNCGPAESIVDHSQVIENGFGLENNVAPPALLTNAQNTLESELGTAAVYKALNHPTGSATPAVPSNLQMKPNIFDPVVRGGVPAWSLHESISDAENMPSQPQSQWWHARPYPTEDAAQNNISEHELAVDSGSVSISSAYSQEILNSLTQELQSSGVDLSQANISVQINAGKSANSALNAVASNSKDGE
- the LOC109010530 gene encoding transcription factor BIM2-like isoform X1 is translated as MVKSPKSDDHDHEEFEECDVVGTNGSCSRSGDGKSKDQKTTAHRSKHSETEQRRRSKINERFQILRDIIPQNDQKRDKASFLLEVIEYIQFLQDKLNMYEGQYHGWSPEPKKLIPWRNNCGPAESIVDHSQVIENGFGLENNVAPPALLTNAQNTLESELGTAAVYKALNHPTGSATPAVPSNLQMKPNIFDPVVRGGVPAWSLHESISDAENMPSQPQSQWWHARPYPTEDAAQNNISEHELAVDSGSVSISSAYSQEILNSLTQELQSSGVDLSQANISVQINAGKSANSALNAVASNSKVMAHTAVGSCHNDSGLAHKRLRTEES